A stretch of Caenibius tardaugens NBRC 16725 DNA encodes these proteins:
- a CDS encoding IS6 family transposase, whose protein sequence is MSKTRNPFRYFHSSPEVIRLVVMMYVRFPLSLRNVEDLLFERGIDLCHETVRLWWNRFGPLFAADIRRQRVQRMRGFPHWRWHLDEMYVRLNGEMVYLWRAVDHEGEVLESYVTKKRDKAAALRFMKKTLKRHGQTDKIVTDGLRCYPAAMKDLGNLECREVGRYLNNRVENSHLPFRRRERAMQRFRQMKSLQKFAAVHASFHNHFNSERHLVDRQTFKLRRSAALAEWQSLMG, encoded by the coding sequence ATGAGCAAGACGCGAAATCCGTTCAGATATTTTCACTCATCGCCTGAGGTGATCCGCCTCGTGGTGATGATGTACGTCAGGTTTCCGTTGTCGCTGCGCAATGTCGAAGACCTGCTTTTTGAGAGAGGGATCGATCTTTGCCATGAGACGGTCCGCCTGTGGTGGAATAGATTTGGCCCTCTCTTTGCAGCCGACATTCGCCGCCAGCGTGTGCAACGAATGCGTGGTTTTCCGCACTGGCGCTGGCACCTTGACGAGATGTACGTCCGGCTGAACGGTGAGATGGTGTATCTCTGGCGCGCCGTTGACCACGAAGGTGAAGTTCTCGAAAGCTACGTCACGAAGAAACGGGATAAAGCTGCGGCTTTGCGCTTCATGAAGAAAACACTGAAGCGTCACGGTCAGACTGACAAGATCGTTACCGACGGGCTGCGTTGTTATCCTGCTGCGATGAAGGACCTGGGCAATCTCGAGTGCCGCGAGGTGGGCCGCTACCTCAACAACAGGGTTGAAAATTCACACTTGCCCTTCCGGCGAAGAGAACGTGCCATGCAACGATTCCGGCAGATGAAATCGCTACAAAAATTCGCCGCGGTCCACGCTTCCTTTCACAACCACTTCAACTCGGAACGCCACCTCGTCGACAGACAGACATTCAAGCTTCGCCGCTCGGCAGCTCTCGCCGAGTGGCAATCGCTTATGGGATGA